A genomic segment from Armatimonadota bacterium encodes:
- the katG gene encoding catalase-peroxidase: protein MSAQNKTDATSGAAHPGIETQRTNRDWWPHQLNLKVLHQNSPQANPMGEDFDYAKEFESLDLEAVKKDLRELMTQSQDWWPADFGHYGGLLIRMAWHSAGTYRIGDGRGGAGSGQQRFAPLNSWPDNANLDKARRLLWPIKQKYGRKISWADLMILAGNVAIESMGGKVIGFGGGREDWWEPDESVYWGPEGQWLEDKRHTAEGDLQNPLAAVQMGLIYVNPEGPGGQPDPVAAAKDIRETFGRMGMNDEETVALIAGGHTFGKAHGAGPASYVGPEPEAAPIEQQGLGWKSSFGSGKGPDTITSGLEVTWTTTPTRWSSNFLENLFQYEWELTKSPAGAWQWVAKDAPEIIPDAYDPNKKHRPTMLTTDLALRFDPVYEKIARRFLENPDEFADAFARAWFKLTHRDMGPRTRYLGPDVPDEDFIWQDPIPAVDHPLVEEQDIAELKAKILASGLSISELVYTAWSSAATFRGSDKRGGANGARIRLAPQKDWEVNMPEQLHKVLGVLEGIQREFNEAHAHTDGKKVSLADLIVLGGCAAVEQAARNAGYEVTVPFTPGRMDALQEQTDVESFAVLEPIYDGFRNYLKEHYSVPAEVLLVDKAQLLTLTAPEMTVLVGGLRVLNANYDRSPHGVFTKRPETLTNDFFVNLLDMSIEWTPVDKDAYLFEGRDRKTGELRWTATRVDLIFGHNAQLRAIAEVYACEDGKQKFVHDFIAAWNKVMNLDRFDLKRRR from the coding sequence AGTTTGAAAGCCTCGACCTAGAAGCAGTGAAGAAAGACCTGCGCGAGCTGATGACGCAATCGCAGGACTGGTGGCCCGCTGACTTCGGGCACTACGGGGGTCTGTTGATCCGCATGGCGTGGCACAGCGCGGGAACCTATCGCATCGGCGACGGGCGGGGCGGTGCAGGCAGTGGTCAGCAACGCTTTGCGCCTCTCAACAGCTGGCCCGATAACGCCAACCTGGACAAAGCACGTCGCCTGCTGTGGCCCATCAAACAGAAGTACGGCAGAAAAATCTCGTGGGCGGACCTGATGATTCTGGCTGGTAACGTGGCCATCGAATCGATGGGCGGAAAGGTCATCGGTTTCGGTGGTGGTCGCGAGGACTGGTGGGAACCCGATGAGAGCGTATACTGGGGACCCGAAGGTCAATGGCTGGAAGACAAGCGTCACACCGCTGAAGGCGACCTGCAAAACCCGCTGGCAGCGGTGCAGATGGGGCTGATCTATGTGAACCCTGAAGGACCAGGCGGTCAACCCGACCCGGTCGCTGCTGCCAAAGACATTCGCGAGACGTTCGGGCGGATGGGCATGAACGACGAGGAGACGGTCGCGCTCATCGCGGGTGGGCACACCTTTGGCAAGGCTCACGGCGCAGGACCTGCCTCGTACGTGGGTCCTGAACCTGAAGCCGCTCCGATCGAACAGCAGGGACTAGGCTGGAAGAGCAGCTTCGGTTCTGGTAAAGGACCCGACACCATTACCAGCGGTCTGGAGGTCACCTGGACAACTACCCCCACTCGTTGGAGCAGCAACTTCCTGGAGAACCTGTTCCAGTATGAGTGGGAGCTGACCAAGAGCCCGGCGGGAGCATGGCAGTGGGTCGCGAAGGATGCACCGGAGATTATTCCCGATGCGTACGACCCGAACAAGAAGCATCGTCCCACCATGCTGACCACCGACCTGGCGCTGCGCTTCGACCCTGTTTACGAAAAGATCGCCCGAAGGTTCCTGGAGAACCCGGACGAGTTTGCCGATGCTTTCGCGCGCGCCTGGTTCAAGCTCACCCACCGCGATATGGGACCGCGCACTCGCTATCTGGGACCGGACGTGCCGGATGAGGATTTCATCTGGCAAGACCCCATCCCGGCGGTAGACCATCCGCTGGTTGAAGAGCAAGACATCGCCGAGCTCAAGGCGAAAATCCTCGCCTCCGGGCTGTCCATCTCGGAACTGGTGTACACTGCCTGGTCGTCTGCCGCCACCTTCCGTGGCTCGGACAAGCGCGGCGGCGCAAACGGTGCACGTATCCGCCTTGCCCCCCAGAAGGATTGGGAAGTGAACATGCCCGAGCAGCTCCACAAGGTGCTGGGCGTGCTGGAGGGCATCCAGCGCGAGTTTAACGAGGCTCATGCCCACACCGACGGCAAAAAGGTGTCGCTGGCTGACCTCATCGTGCTGGGTGGCTGTGCAGCGGTGGAGCAGGCGGCGCGAAACGCCGGCTACGAGGTCACCGTACCCTTCACACCGGGACGCATGGATGCCTTGCAGGAACAGACCGACGTGGAGTCCTTCGCCGTGCTGGAGCCGATTTACGACGGCTTCCGCAACTACCTGAAGGAGCACTATAGCGTTCCTGCCGAGGTGCTGCTGGTAGATAAAGCGCAGCTCCTCACTCTCACCGCCCCTGAGATGACCGTGCTGGTAGGCGGTCTGAGAGTGCTCAACGCCAACTACGACCGGTCACCACACGGCGTGTTCACCAAGCGTCCCGAGACGCTCACCAACGATTTCTTCGTGAACCTGCTGGACATGAGCATCGAGTGGACGCCGGTGGACAAAGACGCCTACCTGTTCGAAGGGCGCGATCGCAAGACGGGTGAACTGCGCTGGACAGCCACGCGCGTCGACCTGATCTTCGGGCACAACGCACAGCTGCGTGCCATTGCGGAAGTGTACGCCTGTGAGGACGGCAAGCAGAAGTTTGTGCACGATTTCATCGCCGCGTGGAACAAGGTGATGAACCTGGACCGCTTCGACCTGAAGCGGAGACGCTAA
- the ykuT gene encoding putative MscS family protein YkuT: MHRWWETFRLEERLQHSIDAGAQLLKIILLYLFVRWLIARVGRALVNRLESVERISTQKPRIRTLGNLVRSIVEYTVLIVAILMALRAIGMDITPLLATAGVAGLAIGFGAQRLVRDMISGFFLLAENQFAVGEVVTIGAITGVVEEVGMRTTHLRDEQGRMVVIANGDVNLVINHSRKGGVRLSVEVRVSSGADVQTAVKILQDAAGEVSVENPVVGVSAFDAASVTLRLTGEAPAHEREVRELRLKELLYQRMREAGVPLA; the protein is encoded by the coding sequence ATGCATAGATGGTGGGAGACCTTTCGTCTGGAAGAGCGCTTGCAACATAGCATCGATGCGGGAGCACAGCTCCTGAAGATTATCCTGTTGTATCTGTTCGTGCGATGGTTGATTGCCCGTGTAGGACGTGCGCTGGTGAACCGCCTGGAAAGCGTGGAACGCATCTCCACGCAAAAACCACGTATTCGCACGCTGGGCAATCTGGTGCGCAGCATCGTGGAGTACACGGTGCTGATTGTCGCTATACTGATGGCATTGCGAGCCATCGGAATGGACATCACCCCCCTGCTGGCTACGGCTGGAGTGGCAGGGTTAGCCATCGGTTTCGGTGCCCAGCGACTGGTGCGCGATATGATTTCAGGATTTTTCCTGCTCGCGGAGAACCAGTTCGCCGTGGGGGAAGTGGTTACCATCGGCGCCATTACGGGCGTGGTGGAGGAAGTGGGAATGCGTACCACCCACCTGCGTGATGAGCAGGGACGCATGGTGGTCATCGCTAATGGTGATGTGAACCTGGTCATCAACCACTCGCGCAAGGGAGGGGTGCGTCTTAGCGTGGAGGTGAGGGTCTCGTCCGGCGCAGACGTACAGACGGCAGTGAAAATCCTGCAGGACGCGGCGGGAGAGGTAAGCGTCGAGAACCCGGTGGTCGGGGTGAGCGCGTTTGACGCCGCTTCCGTCACCCTACGGTTGACCGGCGAAGCACCTGCACACGAGCGTGAGGTGCGCGAACTTCGCTTGAAGGAGCTGCTCTACCAGAGGATGCGTGAGGCAGGTGTTCCGCTGGCGTAG
- a CDS encoding CRP family transcriptional regulator encodes MEALDALRRALFSREVSEEVLRGLLTRSRVVHATRGEVLFLRGEPCHGLYIVLEGAVRVYNSSSNGREQVIGVERSGSVIGELPLFDGGNQPYSAEAMSPSRLLFIPRDHFLSVIHAHPEMMQAALRALAIRVRRLLHLVEELSLHEVPERVARYLLSQAKERGACFTLDYTHAELAAQLGTVREVVTRTLNRFRKAGWIAVQNGQITVIDSEALQALASSGD; translated from the coding sequence ATGGAGGCTTTAGACGCACTGCGACGCGCGTTGTTCTCGCGAGAGGTGAGCGAAGAGGTTTTGCGAGGTCTGCTAACCCGATCTCGCGTTGTGCACGCAACCCGTGGGGAGGTGCTGTTCCTGCGCGGGGAACCCTGTCACGGATTGTACATCGTGCTAGAAGGCGCGGTGCGCGTGTACAACAGCAGTTCCAACGGGCGAGAACAGGTGATAGGGGTGGAACGTTCGGGATCTGTGATTGGTGAACTGCCTCTTTTCGATGGTGGAAACCAGCCCTATTCGGCAGAAGCCATGTCACCCAGTCGCCTGCTGTTTATCCCCCGCGACCACTTTTTGAGCGTGATACACGCACATCCCGAGATGATGCAAGCTGCTCTGCGCGCGCTCGCGATTCGAGTACGCCGGTTACTACACTTGGTGGAGGAACTTTCTCTGCATGAGGTGCCCGAGCGCGTTGCGCGCTACCTGCTCTCGCAGGCGAAAGAAAGAGGCGCGTGTTTCACCCTCGACTATACCCACGCCGAACTAGCTGCGCAGCTGGGTACCGTTCGTGAGGTGGTCACGCGCACTCTGAACCGCTTTCGTAAAGCAGGCTGGATTGCTGTGCAAAACGGACAAATTACCGTGATAGACTCCGAAGCACTGCAGGCGTTAGCCAGTAGTGGGGACTAA
- a CDS encoding 4Fe-4S ferredoxin yields MAYVIAEPCIGVKDKACVAVCPVDCIKEGVFTDSDGTSYDMLFINPDECIDCGLCEPECPVSAIFAETDVPSQWQHFIRINREAFTSGQVGG; encoded by the coding sequence ATGGCATACGTGATTGCCGAACCCTGTATTGGTGTGAAAGACAAGGCGTGCGTAGCGGTTTGCCCCGTAGATTGCATCAAAGAGGGCGTTTTCACCGATAGCGACGGCACCAGCTACGACATGCTGTTTATCAACCCGGACGAGTGCATCGACTGCGGTCTGTGCGAGCCGGAGTGCCCTGTCAGTGCGATCTTTGCGGAGACAGACGTGCCCAGCCAGTGGCAGCACTTCATCCGTATCAACCGCGAGGCATTCACGAGTGGGCAGGTAGGCGGTTAG
- a CDS encoding 4Fe-4S ferredoxin, with the protein MAYVIVDACTKDGACISVCPVDCIKEGQFTDTDGTTYDMMFINPDECIDCGVCQPECPVNAIYPETDIPDQYKHFIRINREAYASGQVG; encoded by the coding sequence ATGGCATACGTCATCGTGGATGCCTGCACGAAGGATGGTGCCTGTATATCGGTTTGTCCGGTAGATTGCATCAAAGAGGGGCAGTTTACCGACACCGACGGCACCACCTATGATATGATGTTCATCAACCCGGATGAATGCATCGACTGTGGAGTGTGCCAGCCGGAGTGTCCAGTGAACGCTATTTACCCGGAGACGGACATTCCTGACCAGTATAAGCATTTCATCCGCATCAACCGCGAAGCTTACGCGAGCGGACAGGTGGGTTGA
- the feoB gene encoding ferrous iron transport protein B: MKGMRRAMDVQGCESCALREHLVRMGVRVDSFDYVLALMGNPNTGKSTVFNALTGLRQHTGNWTGKTVTRMEGAFEFNGKRYKIVDLPGTYSLLSASVDEEVARDFVLFAKPDAVIVVVDATILERNLNLVLQVLEITDRVVVCLNLIDEAERKGIEVDHRALSRELGVPVVPTAARQGVGLGLLMQTVAELVTGTITTSPRRVKTDEKVERALDELTPVIHEVYPDLPNVRWIAMRLLDGDYNVRQSLESGELLRLARPEAGDADIEHARQHAPSILAQTEALQRRLEGSFRDRVVESLYAEAETIARKVVHRKDERRWDWDQKLDRILTSRVWGLPVMGLLLLGVFWVTIQGANVISEFIAAGLFWIEAKGSALFTTLGVPWWLTGFVWHGVYRGLAWVVSVMLPPMAIFFPIFTILEDMGYLPRVAFNMDKFFQKAGAHGKQALTMAMGLGCNAAGVVATRIINSPRERLIAILTNNFMPCNGRWPLLITMSMLFVAASFPPAFAAAVAAGTLVVVLLVGVWMTFLVSVVLSRTILKGEASSFTLELPPYRKPNILAVLYTSVIDRTLTVLWRAVVMAAPAGGLIWLLGNIHAEGQNLSHWIARWLDPVGRAIGLDGVVLLAYIIAIPANEIVVPTIIMTYMGTGMMTELENLSELRHLLVDQHGWTTWTAICLMLFSLLHNPCSTTILTIWRETKSAKWASIGALLPLGIAFAVLLVLNGIVRWIH, encoded by the coding sequence ATGAAGGGTATGCGGAGGGCGATGGACGTGCAGGGATGCGAATCGTGCGCTTTGCGTGAGCATCTGGTGCGGATGGGCGTGCGTGTGGACTCGTTCGACTACGTGCTGGCGCTGATGGGTAATCCGAACACGGGTAAAAGCACTGTGTTCAACGCGCTGACCGGCTTGCGCCAGCATACCGGCAACTGGACCGGCAAGACGGTGACGCGCATGGAGGGCGCTTTTGAGTTCAACGGCAAGCGGTATAAAATCGTAGACCTGCCGGGAACCTACTCCCTGCTTTCCGCTTCGGTGGATGAAGAGGTTGCACGGGACTTTGTGCTGTTTGCCAAGCCTGATGCGGTGATCGTCGTCGTAGATGCCACCATTCTGGAGCGCAATCTGAACCTCGTTCTGCAGGTGCTGGAGATTACCGACCGGGTGGTAGTGTGTCTGAATCTGATAGACGAAGCAGAGCGCAAGGGCATCGAGGTGGACCACCGTGCGCTCTCACGGGAACTGGGCGTGCCCGTTGTGCCTACCGCTGCAAGACAAGGCGTGGGGCTGGGACTGCTGATGCAGACGGTCGCGGAACTGGTAACGGGCACCATCACCACCTCCCCACGGCGGGTGAAAACGGACGAGAAGGTAGAACGTGCACTGGACGAACTCACACCAGTCATCCATGAAGTCTATCCTGACCTGCCGAACGTGCGCTGGATCGCCATGCGTCTGCTGGACGGCGACTACAACGTGCGCCAGTCTCTGGAGAGCGGCGAGCTGCTCCGTTTGGCTCGTCCTGAAGCTGGTGACGCCGACATCGAACACGCTCGCCAACATGCGCCTTCCATCCTTGCCCAAACGGAGGCACTGCAGAGACGGCTGGAAGGCTCCTTCCGGGATCGGGTGGTGGAATCCCTCTACGCGGAGGCGGAAACTATTGCCCGCAAGGTGGTGCACCGCAAGGACGAACGTCGCTGGGATTGGGATCAAAAGCTGGACAGGATTCTGACCTCGCGGGTGTGGGGGTTGCCCGTGATGGGTTTGCTGTTATTGGGCGTCTTCTGGGTCACTATTCAGGGAGCGAACGTGATTTCGGAGTTCATCGCAGCCGGATTGTTCTGGATAGAAGCCAAAGGCAGTGCGCTCTTCACCACGCTGGGAGTGCCGTGGTGGCTCACCGGCTTCGTATGGCACGGGGTATACCGGGGTCTGGCGTGGGTGGTTTCGGTCATGTTACCGCCGATGGCGATATTCTTTCCTATCTTTACCATTCTGGAGGATATGGGCTATCTGCCGCGCGTGGCTTTCAACATGGACAAGTTCTTTCAGAAGGCGGGAGCACACGGCAAGCAGGCATTGACGATGGCAATGGGCTTGGGGTGCAATGCGGCGGGCGTCGTGGCAACACGCATCATCAATTCACCGCGCGAGAGGCTGATTGCCATCCTGACCAATAACTTCATGCCCTGCAATGGGCGGTGGCCCCTGCTCATCACCATGAGCATGCTCTTTGTGGCAGCGTCGTTTCCTCCGGCTTTTGCAGCGGCTGTGGCAGCAGGCACGCTGGTCGTTGTGTTACTGGTAGGAGTGTGGATGACCTTCCTTGTCTCCGTCGTGCTGTCTCGCACCATCCTGAAAGGCGAAGCCAGCAGCTTCACGCTCGAGCTGCCTCCCTACCGCAAGCCCAACATTCTGGCGGTGCTGTATACCTCCGTGATAGACCGCACGTTGACGGTGCTGTGGCGAGCAGTGGTGATGGCAGCCCCCGCAGGAGGGCTCATCTGGCTGCTGGGCAACATCCATGCAGAAGGACAGAACCTTTCCCACTGGATAGCGAGATGGCTGGACCCAGTGGGGCGAGCTATCGGGCTGGATGGAGTGGTGCTGTTGGCGTATATCATTGCGATACCTGCCAACGAAATTGTCGTGCCCACTATCATTATGACCTACATGGGCACTGGCATGATGACCGAGCTGGAAAACCTAAGCGAGCTACGTCATTTACTGGTAGACCAACACGGCTGGACTACGTGGACGGCGATTTGCCTGATGCTTTTCTCCCTGCTGCACAACCCCTGTTCCACCACCATCCTGACGATATGGCGCGAGACAAAGAGCGCGAAATGGGCGTCGATAGGCGCGTTACTGCCTCTGGGTATCGCCTTCGCAGTGCTGCTGGTGCTCAACGGTATCGTGCGGTGGATACACTGA